In Ictalurus furcatus strain D&B chromosome 23, Billie_1.0, whole genome shotgun sequence, a single window of DNA contains:
- the LOC128599928 gene encoding uncharacterized protein LOC128599928, whose amino-acid sequence MSGVAERILENKDKIEKGVEILGKGCEILAVTVGQFNPILEAVFRVSAEILCNPEGKEAKYLADQFESVNQKLENIEKTQLALQRSLLNMENFKFYTQIINQYEMFKYIFTAKPQYKRLKINEFLIYFEVYDGEKNLDCLYDAFTRENSSGDPMLTTILATEQRSRRAVEEFCASMKKVFVVGIMALMGYAALKEGTVGEDMVKKWQDRMEEVEKRMKAAVDECVDNFPAQAKIDINQKLTERQSSVDPEFTKFILDALVKKYDWVSWSVRVFKDDDSKLGKFLFGKRHHVNGGDNYFELLCNNKIMIVVSFTEDPKPLNKSQINDQIEEKKGDMKSMAESLCRSFPNCHVHAVSRANRVEEANNFNPEHFYYIHHKKAYICIHSE is encoded by the coding sequence ATGAGTGGTGTGGCAGAACGGATTTTGGAAAATAAGGACAAGATTGAAAAGGGAGTGGAGATCCTAGGTAAAGGCTGTGAGATCCTGGCAGTCACTGTAGGCCAGTTCAATCCCATCCTGGAGGCAGTTTTTAGGGTCTCAGCTGAGATCCTTTGCAACCCAGAGGGCAAGGAGGCGAAGTATCTTGCTGATCAGTTTGAAAGTGTCAACCAGAAGTTGGAAAACATTGAAAAAACACAGCTGGCGCTGCAGCGATCATTATTGAACATGGAGAACTTTAAGTTCTACACACAGATAATCAACCagtatgaaatgtttaaatatatattcacaGCCAAACCCCAGTATAAAAGGCTGAAGATAAACGAGTTCCTCATCTACTTTGAGGTATATGATGGAGAAAAGAACCTTGATTGCTTGTACGATGCCTTCACTAGAGAGAACTCTTCTGGAGATCCAATGCTGACCACTATACTGGCCACCGAGCAGCGGAGCAGGAGGGCAGTGGAGGAATTCTGTGCTTCGATGAAGAAGGTGTTTGTGGTTGGGATCATGGCATTGATGGGCTACGCTGCGCTAAAGGAAGGCACTGTTGGAGAGGATATGGTGAAGAAATGGCAAGACCgcatggaggaggtggagaagcGCATGAAGGCAGCAGTAGATGAATGTGTGGACAACTTTCCTGCACAAGCCAAGATTGATATAAATCAGAAGCTTACAGAGAGGCAGAGCAGTGTCGACCCTGAGTTTACTAAATTCATACTGGATGCCCTTGTCAAGAAGTATGACTGGGTGTCCTGGTCAGTTAGGGTGTTTAAAGATGATGACAGCAAACTTGGGAAGTTTCTGTTTGGCAAGCGGCACCATGTAAATGGAGGTGACAATTATTTTGAGCTTTTgtgcaataataaaataatgattgtGGTGTCTTTCACTGAGGACCCTAAACCGCTCAACAAGAGtcaaataaatgatcaaatagaGGAAAAGAAAGGTGATATGAAATCTATGGCTGAGTCTCTATGTAGGAGTTTTCCTAACTGCCATGTGCATGCTGTCAGTCGCGCTAACAGAGTGGAGGAAGCCAATAATTTCAACCCTGAGCACTTTTATTATATACATCACAAAAAAGCTTACATTTGTATCCACTCAGAATAA